The Halomonas sp. 'Soap Lake #6' genomic sequence CATAATATCGCCTATCACCGGCAGGCGGAGTAGCAAATTATCTAGCTGATATGCAAGGCGGGAAGAGCGCTTTGCAACGATTCTAAGTAGTACTAGGTTACCTACTAATAGGCTTAAGGCATAGATCCAGTACTGCTGTGCTAATACAGAAAGATTGACCGTAAACTGTGTGAGCGCTGGGAGCTCAGCGCCAAAGCCCTGAAACATGCTTTCAAACTCAGGCACCACTTTGATAAGCAGCAGCAGGGTCACTGCTACCCCAATTGTCATCACCGTGGTGGGGTACCAGAGGGCTTTTTTGACACGGTTTTTAAGTGACTCAACTTTCTCTTTGTAGCTGGCAACTCGCTCGAGCATTTGGTCTAGAGCGCTTGCCTGTTCGCCTGCATCAACCAAGTTCACAAACATTCGGTCAAACTGCTTGGGGTGCTTAGCCATGGCGCTTGAGAGGCTGTCACCTGCGGAAACGTCTTCCATAACCTGTTGGGTAAGCGCTACCATGGCGGGCTTCTTTAGGCTTTCAGAGACCGCCTGCAGTGCTTGCAGGATGGGAATGCCTGCGCGCACCATGGTGGCCATTTGCCGAGCAAAGATCATAATATCAACATTGGTTATTTTGCCGCGCCCACTGAAACTGCTGCGCTTTTGAATTTTTGTTGCAGTAATCCGCTGTTTCGCCAACTGCTCGATAATATCTTCTTTTGTGCGGCCAATCAGCTCGCCGCGTATGGATCTATCCTGAGGGGCTTTACCAGCCCACTTCCAGCGGTGGAGAGGAGCTTTCTTTGCCTGACGTGTAGCCTTAGCCATATCACCTCTTACTCCTTGCTGATTCGATTAACCTCTTCCAGGCTGGTGCTACCATCCAAAACACGGCTTAGGCAGCCTTGGTGAAGGCTTGCATAGCCCTCCTTACGCGCTAGCTGGTCGATTTCAATAGCATTGCCATCACGCATGATGAGTTGGCGCATATCGTCGGTAATGGGTAGCACTTCATATATGCCGATACGGCCTTTATAGCCCTGGGTGCAGTGCCTACAGCCTTTGGCTTGGTAAATGGTGGCGCTGCGGATCTCTGGTAGGCTAAAGCCTGCTTTGCGCAGAGCTTCAGCAGGAAGATCGGCAGGTCTTTTGCATTGATTGCAGAGCTTGCGGGCCAGACGTTGGGCGATGATTAGGCTAACCGAGCTTGCGATGTTATACGAGGCAACGCCCATATTTGCCAGGCGGGTAAGGGTTTCTGCTGCGGAGTTCGTGTGCACAGTTGAGAGCACCAGATGACCGGTCTGCGCGGCCTTGACAGCTATTTCAGCGGTTTCCAGATCGCGGATTTCCCCTACCATCACCACGTCCGGGTCTTGGCGTAAAAACGCCCGTAGGGCACTGGCAAAATTTAAGCCAATCTTGGGCAGTATATTCACCTGGTTAATGCCGGTTACCTTTATCTCCACCGGGTCTTCAGCAGTGCAAATATTGCGCTCAATTTTATTAAGGATGTTGATACCGGTATATAGCGTAACTGTCTTACCACTCCCGGTAGGGCCGGTCACTAAAATCATGCCCTGAGGCTTTTTAAGTGCACTTTCATAAGCCATCTGCTGGTCATGGCTAAAGCCTAGCTGTTCAATACTCAACTGTGCTGAACTAGGGTCTAAAATACGTAGTACGACCTTTTCACCATATACGGTGGGCAGTGAGTTAACCCGAAAGTCTATTGAGTGGGTATGGGAAAGCTGCAGCTTTATTGCTCCATCCTGGGGTAGGCGGCGTTCTGAAATATCCAGCTTTGACATAATCTTAAGTCGAGCGGCAATACGGTGGCGTAATGCAAAAGGCGGACGGGCAACTTCTAGAAGGATGCCATCGATACGAAAGCGCACTCGGTAGAGGGTTTCATAGGGCTCGAAGTGAATATCCGATGCGCCGCGGTTAATTGCATCCATCAATATTTTATTAACAAACTTAACGATCGGTGCGTCTTCGCTATCATTGGCGGCGATGCTGGAAACTAATTTTTCACTGTTAGCATTTTGAACGATGTTGAGCGCATTAACCGTGTCGATATCATTTTTAATATCATCCAGCATACTGCGCTTGTTCAGCGCTAAGTACTGAATTAACGTGCTTTTTAATTGGTTCGCTGGGGCTAACACGCCATCTATGCTTAATCCGGTAGCAAATTGTAGTTCATCAAGTTGAGTAAGAGTAGCCGGATAAGGAACTGCAACGGTTAACTGATAGCCGTGGCGTGCTAAGGGAAGAATATCCCACTTTTCAAGAATTTTAACCGGGTAATCATTAGCTGGTGGCAGCGCGTTTAGACATATTGACTCTAAGTTAATTA encodes the following:
- a CDS encoding type II secretion system F family protein — encoded protein: MAKATRQAKKAPLHRWKWAGKAPQDRSIRGELIGRTKEDIIEQLAKQRITATKIQKRSSFSGRGKITNVDIMIFARQMATMVRAGIPILQALQAVSESLKKPAMVALTQQVMEDVSAGDSLSSAMAKHPKQFDRMFVNLVDAGEQASALDQMLERVASYKEKVESLKNRVKKALWYPTTVMTIGVAVTLLLLIKVVPEFESMFQGFGAELPALTQFTVNLSVLAQQYWIYALSLLVGNLVLLRIVAKRSSRLAYQLDNLLLRLPVIGDIMHKSAVSRFTRTLATTFASGVPLVEGLETAAGAADNRVYSQAINEVHQDVTSGQQLHFAMRMTNRFPALAVQMVSIGEEAGSLDAMLNRVADYYEEEVENKVDALTSLMEPVIIVVLGTLVGSIVVSMYLPIFEIGTAL
- the pilB gene encoding type IV-A pilus assembly ATPase PilB: MHQSTRESTLSHTTLNGGLLGIAERLVKHGLLTDTQVADANSTAAELGISLLQHVVENGLVNADAAALVAAWEYGLPVINLESICLNALPPANDYPVKILEKWDILPLARHGYQLTVAVPYPATLTQLDELQFATGLSIDGVLAPANQLKSTLIQYLALNKRSMLDDIKNDIDTVNALNIVQNANSEKLVSSIAANDSEDAPIVKFVNKILMDAINRGASDIHFEPYETLYRVRFRIDGILLEVARPPFALRHRIAARLKIMSKLDISERRLPQDGAIKLQLSHTHSIDFRVNSLPTVYGEKVVLRILDPSSAQLSIEQLGFSHDQQMAYESALKKPQGMILVTGPTGSGKTVTLYTGINILNKIERNICTAEDPVEIKVTGINQVNILPKIGLNFASALRAFLRQDPDVVMVGEIRDLETAEIAVKAAQTGHLVLSTVHTNSAAETLTRLANMGVASYNIASSVSLIIAQRLARKLCNQCKRPADLPAEALRKAGFSLPEIRSATIYQAKGCRHCTQGYKGRIGIYEVLPITDDMRQLIMRDGNAIEIDQLARKEGYASLHQGCLSRVLDGSTSLEEVNRISKE